The following proteins are encoded in a genomic region of Magnolia sinica isolate HGM2019 chromosome 1, MsV1, whole genome shotgun sequence:
- the LOC131221550 gene encoding protein TAB2 homolog, chloroplastic produces MATVSLNPSKINQSRSESQKPISSFLSLSEPIKISLPTSHSSTKTKLFLPKSHQFRSNSISESSISSPTGDSSAFSITGDENDDDPSAELSFLDPDVDPRSISEWELDFCSRPILDIRGKKLWELVVCDGTLSLQHTKFFPNNVINSITLRDAILSISDILGVPLPEKIRFFRSQMQTIITKACGELGIKPVPSKRCLSLILWLEERYETVYMRHPGFQKGSKPLLALDNPFPMELPENLFGEKWAFVQLPFSAVQEEVSSLETRFAFGGSLDLDLLGLEIDDKTLVPGLAVASSRAKPLAAWMNGLEVCSVEVDAAQASLILSVGVSTRYVYARYNKNAATTQEAEAWEAAKKECGGLHFLAIQDNLDSDDCVGFWLLLDLPPPPV; encoded by the exons ATGGCTACTGTAAGCTTAAATCCATCCAAAATCAACCAGTCCAGGTCTGAATCTCAAAAACCCATTTccagcttcctctctctctcagaaCCCATCAAAATCTCACTCCCAACCTCCCATTCCTCCACGAAAACCAAGCTCTTCCTACCCAAATCACACCAATTTCGATCCAATTCCATCTCAGAAAGCTCAATTTCTTCACCGACCGGTGATTCTTCCGCGTTTTCTATAACGGGCGATGAAAATGACGATGACCCATCTGCCGAATTGAGCTTTTTAGACCCCGACGTCGATCCCCGAAGCATTTCCGAATGGGAATTGGACTTTTGCTCAAGACCTATTTTAGATATCAGAGGGAAGAAGCTATGGGAGCTCGTTGTCTGCGATGGCACACTCTCACTTCAGCACACCAAGTTCTTCCCGAACAATGTCATCAACAGCATCACTTTGAGGGACGCCATCTTGTCAATAAGCGACATCTTGGGCGTCCCCTTGCCAGAGAAAATTCGGTTTTTCAG GTCGCAGATGCAAACAATCATAACCAAAGCTTGTGGAGAGCTTGGTATAAAACCGGTTCCTAGCAAACGG TGTTTGTCACTTATACTGTGGCTGGAAGAGCGGTATGAGACCGTATATATGCGTCATCCTGGTTTTCAGAAAGGATCAAAGCCTCTTCTGGCATTAGATAATCCATTCCCAATGGAACTTCCTGAAAACCTCTTTGGGGAGAAGTGGGCTTTTGTCCAGTTACCTTTCTCAG CTGTTCAAGAGGAGGTCTCTTCATTAGAAACAAGGTTTGCATTTGGCGGGAGtctagatttagatcttttgggCCTCGAAATTGATGATAAGACATTGGTTCCAGGATTGGCTGTTGCATCGTCACGCGCTAAACCTTTGGCAG CGTGGATGAATGGCTTGGAGGTTTGTTCAGTTGAAGTCGACGCTGCTCAGGCTTCCTTGATTCTATCAGTGGGTGTTTCTACCAGATATGTCTATGCTAGGTATAACAAAAATGCAGCGACGACACAAGAGGCTGAGGCGTGGGAAGCAGCAAAGAAGGAATGTGGGGGCTTGCATTTTCTTGCCATCCAAGATAATTTAGATTCTGATGACTGTGTTGGGTTTTGGCTGCTATTGGACCTGCCCCCACCACCTGTATGA